Proteins encoded in a region of the Azospirillum sp. TSH58 genome:
- a CDS encoding DUF485 domain-containing protein — MSDEIYERVLSNPKFAAMTASRARFSWRLALIVLAVYYAFVFASALAPELMARPLAEGMTFPVGLAAGIVITVFCSLMTGVYVLRANSRYDAMNRDLLNEVGR, encoded by the coding sequence ATGTCCGACGAGATTTACGAGCGGGTGCTGTCCAACCCGAAGTTCGCCGCGATGACGGCGAGCCGAGCGCGCTTCAGCTGGCGGCTGGCGCTGATCGTCCTGGCGGTCTACTACGCCTTCGTGTTCGCCTCGGCGCTGGCGCCCGAGCTGATGGCGCGCCCGCTGGCCGAGGGCATGACCTTCCCGGTCGGTCTGGCCGCCGGCATCGTCATCACCGTCTTCTGCTCGCTGATGACCGGCGTCTACGTGCTGCGCGCCAACAGCCGCTACGACGCGATGAACCGCGACCTGCTGAACGAGGTGGGCCGATGA